A region of Sugiyamaella lignohabitans strain CBS 10342 chromosome A, complete sequence DNA encodes the following proteins:
- the RPE1 gene encoding ribulose-phosphate 3-epimerase RPE1 (D-ribulose-5-phosphate 3-epimerase; catalyzes a reaction in the non-oxidative part of the pentose-phosphate pathway; mutants are sensitive to oxidative stress; GO_component: GO:0005737 - cytoplasm [Evidence IEA,IEA]; GO_component: GO:0005829 - cytosol [Evidence TAS] [PMID 11298766]; GO_function: GO:0003824 - catalytic activity [Evidence IEA]; GO_function: GO:0016853 - isomerase activity [Evidence IEA]; GO_function: GO:0046872 - metal ion binding [Evidence IEA]; GO_function: GO:0016857 - racemase and epimerase activity, acting on carbohydrates and derivatives [Evidence IEA]; GO_function: GO:0004750 - ribulose-phosphate 3-epimerase activity [Evidence IEA,IEA]; GO_function: GO:0004750 - ribulose-phosphate 3-epimerase activity [Evidence IDA,IMP,ISS] [PMID 8929392]; GO_process: GO:0005975 - carbohydrate metabolic process [Evidence IEA,IEA]; GO_process: GO:0008152 - metabolic process [Evidence IEA]; GO_process: GO:0006098 - pentose-phosphate shunt [Evidence IEA,IEA]; GO_process: GO:0006098 - pentose-phosphate shunt [Evidence IMP] [PMID 8929392]): MDGNFVPNISFGPMVVKGLRNKVPKEKIFFDCHMMVSNPLQWIDDMAAAGGNSYTFHYEACLEQNNHEEVIKKIRESGMKVGMAIRPKTPVEVVYPLVDKLDMVLVMTVEPGFGGQSFMAEMMPKVEDLRSKYPNLNVEVDGGLGPATVNQAAEAGANVVVAGTSVYKSEDPSKTITLLREAIKKHLIK, translated from the coding sequence ATGGACGGCAACTTTGTGCCCAATATCTCATTCGGACCTATGGTTGTCAAGGGGCTTAGAAACAAAGTTCCCAAGgagaagatatttttcGACTGTCATATGATGGTTTCCAATCCTTTGCAATGGATTGATGAcatggctgctgccggtggtAACTCGTATACGTTTCACTATGAAGCTTGCTTAGAGCAAAATAATCATGAGGAAGTTATTAAGAAAATCAGAGAGTCTGGTATGAAAGTGGGAATGGCCATTCGTCCTAAGACTCCAGTCGAAGTTGTGTATCCTCTTGTTGACAAGCTCGATATGGTCCTTGTCATGACAGTTGAACCAGGTTTTGGTGGCCAGTCTTTTATGGCAGAGATGATGCCTAAGGTCGAGGACCTTCGTTCCAAATATCCCAATCTTAATGTTGAGGTTGACGGTGGTCTAGGACCAGCGACTGTCAACCAAGCTGCTGAGGCGGGTGCCAATGTAGTTGTAGCTGGTACCAGTGTCTACAAGAGCGAGGATCCTAGCAAAACCATCACTTTGTTGAGGGAAGCTATTAAGAAGCATCTCATCAAATAG
- the RRM3 gene encoding Rrm3p (DNA helicase involved in rDNA replication and Ty1 transposition; binds to and suppresses DNA damage at G4 motifs in vivo; relieves replication fork pauses at telomeric regions; structurally and functionally related to Pif1p; GO_component: GO:0005694 - chromosome [Evidence IEA]; GO_component: GO:0000781 - chromosome, telomeric region [Evidence IEA,IEA]; GO_component: GO:0005724 - nuclear telomeric heterochromatin [Evidence IEA,IEA]; GO_component: GO:0005724 - nuclear telomeric heterochromatin [Evidence IPI] [PMID 10693764]; GO_component: GO:0005634 - nucleus [Evidence IEA,IEA]; GO_component: GO:0005657 - replication fork [Evidence IEA,IEA]; GO_component: GO:0005657 - replication fork [Evidence IDA,IMP] [PMID 17114583]; GO_function: GO:0005524 - ATP binding [Evidence IEA,IEA]; GO_function: GO:0043141 - ATP-dependent 5'-3' DNA helicase activity [Evidence IEA]; GO_function: GO:0004003 - ATP-dependent DNA helicase activity [Evidence IEA]; GO_function: GO:0004003 - ATP-dependent DNA helicase activity [Evidence IDA] [PMID 12050116]; GO_function: GO:0003677 - DNA binding [Evidence IEA]; GO_function: GO:0003678 - DNA helicase activity [Evidence IEA]; GO_function: GO:0003678 - DNA helicase activity [Evidence IMP,ISS] [PMID 10693764]; GO_function: GO:0051880 - G-quadruplex DNA binding [Evidence IEA]; GO_function: GO:0004386 - helicase activity [Evidence IEA]; GO_function: GO:0016787 - hydrolase activity [Evidence IEA]; GO_function: GO:0017111 - nucleoside-triphosphatase activity [Evidence IEA]; GO_function: GO:0000166 - nucleotide binding [Evidence IEA,IEA]; GO_process: GO:0032508 - DNA duplex unwinding [Evidence IEA,IEA]; GO_process: GO:0006281 - DNA repair [Evidence IEA,IEA,IEA]; GO_process: GO:0006260 - DNA replication [Evidence IEA,IEA]; GO_process: GO:0006260 - DNA replication [Evidence IGI,IMP,IPI] [PMID 10693764]; GO_process: GO:0044806 - G-quadruplex DNA unwinding [Evidence IMP] [PMID 23657261]; GO_process: GO:0006974 - cellular response to DNA damage stimulus [Evidence IEA]; GO_process: GO:0000002 - mitochondrial genome maintenance [Evidence IEA]; GO_process: GO:0000002 - mitochondrial genome maintenance [Evidence IGI] [PMID 15907372]; GO_process: GO:0097046 - replication fork progression beyond termination site [Evidence IMP] [PMID 20797631]; GO_process: GO:0000723 - telomere maintenance [Evidence IEA]) encodes MAQGKFGMKGRSSQGDVKVTSFFLPKKKPNNDMLSQDFGKTHSQGTRLGSGLSQGSSQNSGHISSQGSNSSSQEFNRGVTRESSILKPLDVIPDKVLENIHRSSSGLFKSNGFEDENLPRAPSPEESYLDGDPISVVDLTQPDSEVGQPMISKREARTGALVQASVVPNSVERTNSGTRKRKVPAWDSMIFNSRPARRAHSTNSQTTEFKGVVKSSKNLTEEQQRVIRVAKARKNLFFTGAAGTGKSFLLKELISQLNSSHRPGAVAVTATTGLAAINVGGQTLHRWAGIGLGKDPVDDLVKRIKKNKKSVSQWQNAAVLIIDEVSMLDGDLFEKLDKIGREIRKFPRVPFGGIQVIVCGDFYQLPPVPDKGRKVSFCFQTKIWQEAIEEQIELTTVFRQEGDQRLINMLSALRQNNLTPEIISQFKALQRPLVYKDGIEPIELYPTKEQVARANKQKLANLKGLSFHFPAKDIVQSGHEFIAKAFFNSLLVDDELTLKLGCQVLFVRNDSENNLVNGSQGRVISFVAQRDMWESLASDSAAFEAYSSCIKNCPAGITLGSYIRQEIGKMQIEDNSIKLLEALATQCDNRSLYPVVDFDGNKQFIEPHEFKLENTAKQPVEVVATRSHLPLILSWALSIHKAQGQTLPRVKMNLTRSFESGQVYVAVSRATCTDSLEIVGFDPRTVRVNEAVREFYNRLKGTGQPI; translated from the coding sequence ATGGCACAGGGGAAATTTGGAATGAAGGGTCGAAGCTCACAAGGTGATGTTAAAGTGACGAGTTTTTTCCTTCCTAAGAAGAAGCCCAATAATGACATGCTTAGCCAGGATTTTGGCAAGACCCACAGCCAAGGAACTAGATTAGGATCTGGTCTGAGCCAGGGTTCAAGCCAAAATTCTGGCCATATTTCTAGTCAGGGATctaattcttcttctcaggAGTTCAATAGGGGTGTTACTAGAGAGTCGAGTATATTAAAACCGCTTGATGTTATCCCTGATAAAGTacttgaaaatattcaCAGGAGCTCTTCGGGGctattcaaatcaaatggatttgaagatgaaaatttGCCAAGGGCTCCTTCTCCAGAAGAAAGTTATTTGGACGGAGATCCGATTTCAGTAGTTGACCTTACACAACCAGACTCAGAAGTAGGTCAACCAATGATATCTAAGAGAGAGGCGAGAACAGGGGCGCTGGTTCAGGCTTCAGTGGTTCCTAACAGTGTCGAAAGAACAAATTCTGGGACGAGGAAGCGGAAAGTGCCGGCTTGGGATAGTATGATTTTTAATAGCAGACCGGCCAGAAGGGCACACTCTACTAATTCTCAGACAACGGAATTCAAGGGTGTCGTGAAGTCATCTAAAAATCTCACTGAAGAGCAGCAAAGGGTGATCAGAGTTGCTAAGGCGAGAAagaatttatttttcacaGGTGCCGCAGGTACTGGTAAGTCGTTTCTGCTCAAGGAACTCATTAGCCAGCTTAACAGCTCCCACAGACCTGGCGCGGTAGCAGTGACTGCTACTACAGGATTAGCAGCCATCAATGTCGGTGGACAGACCCTTCACAGATGGGCTGGCATCGGGCTTGGCAAGGACCCTGTGGATGATTTAGTCAAGCgtatcaagaaaaacaaaaagtcCGTTTCTCAGTGGCAGAATGCAGCGGTACTTATTATAGATGAGGTGTCTATGTTAGATGGTGATTTATTCGAGAAACTTGACAAAATTGGCAGAGAGATTCGTAAATTCCCACGAGTCCCCTTTGGTGGCATACAAGTCATTGTCTGTGGTGATTTTTATCAACTGCCTCCCGTTCCTGATAAAGGCAGGAAAGTCTCGTTTTGCTTTCAAACTAAAATCTGGCAGGAAGCCATCGAAGAACAGATTGAATTGACAACTGTGTTTCGACAAGAAGGGGACCAACGATTAATTAACATGCTCAGCGCTTTGAGACAGAACAATCTCACTCCCGAGATTATTTCACAGTTCAAAGCCCTACAACGTCCTCTCGTTTACAAGGATGGAATAGAACCTATTGAACTTTATCCAACAAAGGAGCAAGTAGCTAGGGCTAACAAACAGAAGCTTGCGAATTTGAAGGGTCTTTCGTTTCATTTCCCAGCTAAGGATATTGTTCAAAGCGGTCATGAATTTATTGCGAAGGCTTTTTTTAATAGCTTGTTGGTAGATGATGAGCTAACTCTGAAGTTGGGTTGCCAAGTTCTTTTTGTTAGGAATGATTCTGAAAATAACTTGGTCAACGGTTCACAAGGAAGAGTCATCTCATTTGTAGCTCAGAGAGATATGTGGGAGAGCCTGGCAAGTGATAGCGCTGCATTCGAAGCTTATTCCTCCTGCATTAAGAACTGTCCAGCTGGTATCACGTTGGGGTCTTATATAAGACAAGAAATAGGAAAGATGCAAATTGAGGACAACTCTATTAAGCTACTTGAAGCTCTTGCAACCCAATGTGATAACCGAAGCTTATACCCTGTGGTCGATTTCGACGGCAACAAACAATTTATTGAACCTCATGAGTTCAAGTTGGAAAACACTGCTAAACAACCAGTTGAAGTAGTGGCGACAAGATCACATTTGCCGTTAATTCTCTCATGGGCTCTGTCTATTCACAAGGCTCAGGGCCAGACACTACCAAGAGTGAAAATGAATTTGACCCGGTCATTCGAGAGTGGTCAGGTATATGTAGCTGTATCCCGTGCTACTTGTACAGATTCTCTCGAAATTGTCGGGTTTGATCCTCGAACCGTCAGAGTCAACGAAGCAGTACGAGAGTTTTATAACCGATTGAAGGGCACTGGGCAACcaatataa
- the IDH1 gene encoding isocitrate dehydrogenase (NAD(+)) IDH1 (Subunit of mitochondrial NAD(+)-dependent isocitrate dehydrogenase; complex catalyzes the oxidation of isocitrate to alpha-ketoglutarate in the TCA cycle; GO_component: GO:0005962 - mitochondrial isocitrate dehydrogenase complex (NAD+) [Evidence IDA] [PMID 16884682]; GO_component: GO:0005759 - mitochondrial matrix [Evidence IDA] [PMID 8626605]; GO_component: GO:0042645 - mitochondrial nucleoid [Evidence IDA] [PMID 15692048]; GO_component: GO:0005739 - mitochondrion [Evidence IEA,IEA]; GO_component: GO:0005739 - mitochondrion [Evidence IDA] [PMID 16823961]; GO_function: GO:0051287 - NAD binding [Evidence IEA]; GO_function: GO:0003723 - RNA binding [Evidence IEA]; GO_function: GO:0003824 - catalytic activity [Evidence IEA]; GO_function: GO:0004449 - isocitrate dehydrogenase (NAD+) activity [Evidence IEA,IEA]; GO_function: GO:0004449 - isocitrate dehydrogenase (NAD+) activity [Evidence IDA] [PMID 16884682]; GO_function: GO:0000287 - magnesium ion binding [Evidence IEA]; GO_function: GO:0046872 - metal ion binding [Evidence IEA]; GO_function: GO:0016491 - oxidoreductase activity [Evidence IEA]; GO_function: GO:0016616 - oxidoreductase activity, acting on the CH-OH group of donors, NAD or NADP as acceptor [Evidence IEA]; GO_process: GO:0006537 - glutamate biosynthetic process [Evidence TAS] [PMID 9175438]; GO_process: GO:0006102 - isocitrate metabolic process [Evidence IDA] [PMID 16884682]; GO_process: GO:0008152 - metabolic process [Evidence IEA]; GO_process: GO:0055114 - oxidation-reduction process [Evidence IEA,IEA]; GO_process: GO:0006099 - tricarboxylic acid cycle [Evidence IEA,IEA]; GO_process: GO:0006099 - tricarboxylic acid cycle [Evidence TAS] [PMID 9175438]) — MCYCNRVDFELRPICSRTCYPPRSSPAEQEQRGLGRSPSRRRHLAPEKLLSTHLSTIGKDTNIKKGDGIGAEITDSVKTIFKAENVPVQWEQVDVTGLVEPANSLAEYPDAYQEAIRSLQRNKVGLKGILYTPVDRTGHPSFNVALRKELDIFASLALIKNIPGVETRLKDIDMVLVRENTEGEYSGLEHRPTPDIVESLKIITSYNSERIGRFAFDFAITNNRKKVTVIHKANIMKASDGLFRATIKKLGEQYPQITVNDMIVDNASMQAVSWPQQFDVLVTPNLYGTILSNIGAGLIGGPGLVPGASIGREHAVFEPGCRHVGLDIKGRNSANPTAMILSAVMMLRHLGLDGYADRISKATYDVIAEGKTRTPDLGGNNTTTEFTRAILDQLEKA, encoded by the coding sequence ATGTGCTATTGTAATCGTGTCGATTTTGAGCTACGTCCCATATGTTCAAGGACATGCTACCCTCCCCGCTCCtctcctgcggagcaggagcaacggggtctggggcggagccccagccgccggaggcatttgGCTCCAGAAAAGTTACTCAGTACCCACTTGAGCACAATTGGCAAGGATACTAACATAAAAAAAGGTGATGGTATTGGAGCTGAAATCACCGACTCTGTCAAGACCATTTTCAAGGCCGAGAACGTCCCAGTTCAATGGGAACAAGTCGATGTCACTGGTTTAGTCGAGCCCGCCAACTCTTTGGCTGAGTACCCCGACGCCTACCAAGAGGCCATCAGATCTCTTCAAAGAAACAAGGTTGGTCTTAAGGGTATTCTTTACACTCCTGTTGACCGTACTGGCCACCCCTCTTTCAATGTTGCTCTCCGTAAGGAATTAGACATTTTCGCTTCTTTGGCTTTGATTAAGAACATTCCCGGTGTTGAGACCAGATTGAAGGATATTGACATGGTCCTTGTTCGTGAGAACACCGAGGGTGAGTACTCTGGCCTTGAACACAGACCCACTCCCGACATTGTCGAGTCTTTGAAGATCATCACTTCGTACAACTCTGAGAGAATTGGACGTTTTGCCTTTGACTTCGCCattaccaacaacagaaagAAGGTCACTGTTATCCACAAGGCCAACATTATGAAGGCCTCTGACGGTTTGTTCCGTGCTACTATCAAGAAGCTCGGCGAGCAATATCCTCAAATCACTGTTAACGACATGATTGTTGACAACGCTTCTATGCAAGCCGTTTCTTGGCCTCAACAATTCGACGTTTTGGTCACCCCTAATTTATACGGTACTATCTTGTCTAAcattggtgctggtttgATCGGTGGTCCTGGTCTTGTTCCCGGTGCCAGTATTGGTCGTGAGCACGCTGTTTTCGAGCCTGGTTGTAGACACGTTGGTTTGGATATCAAGGGCCGTAACTCTGCTAACCCCACTGCCATGATCCTCTCTGCTGTCATGATGTTGAGACACTTGGGTCTTGATGGCTATGCCGACAGAATCTCCAAGGCCACTTACGACGTCATTGCTGAGGGTAAGACCAGAACCCCTGATTTGGGCGGTAACAACACCACTACCGAGTTCACCCGTGCCATCCTTGACCAATTGGAGAAGGCCTAA
- a CDS encoding Dsc3p — translation MGGGNARAIDLNEEDFGSSGSESGVQHKKEETGRTPVESQTNLPPKHRSSLKLDKGKTKVRDSTTNKVSRGASSSLSENHNGTRNDTANSVTEGSEDSTATTGSASSKPTEKVNPLGVTIIIKMSDGSFQDIPLEIDNILEVTVSQLRRMIRQKAGGTTLNRRLRLIYGGKILNDLTNVAVEVAGVELAPDSASISTTGSSSKPAPKVVKGPKSKRIYVHCAIGDILTPAELAKEGEYDKRIPTRSTLPELRGFDRLRDTGFTDEDIVQLRQQFGRLYGTSPAPGATSGEAQPNSDGVVDTTGVQGDRRNEEEMTRLEEQWIETGVADGPPDIAALMGGDYLDDLVGTLIGMFLGILVVILVNESSTLFSKRQQKFILLGSAVNISYALLRNLR, via the coding sequence ATGGGTGGAGGAAATGCTCGTGCAATAGACTTGAATGAAGAGGATTTTGGCAGTTCCGGATCTGAATCTGGAGTACAACACAAAAAAGAGGAAACCGGACGGACTCCAGTCGAAAGCCAGACCAATTTGCCTCCTAAACATCGTTCGAGCTTGAAGCTTGACAAAGGCAAGACAAAAGTTAGAGATAGTACAACAAATAAAGTATCTCGGGGAGCTTCAAGCAGCTTATCTGAAAATCACAATGGCACTAGGAATGATACAGCAAATAGTGTAACTGAGGGGTCGGAAGACTCAACCGCTACGACAGGATCGGCATCATCCAAACCAACGGAAAAAGTGAATCCATTGGGTGTAACTATCATAATAAAGATGTCGGATGGATCGTTTCAAGACATCCCTTTGGAAATCGATAATATTTTAGAAGTGACTGTTTCTCAACTTCGACGTATGATTCGTCAAAAGGCTGGAGGAACTACGCTAAATAGGAGACTACGGCTTATCTATGGAGGAAAGATATTGAATGATCTCACGAATGTAGCAGTCGAAGTTGCTGGTGTAGAATTGGCACCTGATAGTGCCAGTATATCAACGACAGGTAGCTCGTCAAAACCTGCACCAAAGGTGGTAAAGGGTCCTAAATCTAAACGAATCTACGTTCATTGTGCTATCGGTGATATTTTAACACCTGCTGAACTTGCCAAAGAAGGAGAATACGACAAACGAATTCCCACTCGAAGTACTTTGCCAGAACTGCGTGGCTTCGACAGGCTTCGTGACACAGGATTtactgatgaagatattgTCCAGCTTAGGCAACAATTTGGCAGGTTGTATGGTacatcaccagcaccaggagcTACAAGTGGTGAGGCACAGCCTAATAGTGATGGGGTTGTAGATACTACAGGTGTGCAGGGTGACCGACGtaacgaagaagaaatgaCCAGATTGGAAGAGCAGTGGATAGAAACTGGCGTTGCAGATGGACCGCCTGATATCGCAGCCCTGATGGGAGGTGACTATCTCGATGATTTAGTCGGTACCCTGATAGGTATGTTTTTAGGAATTCTTGTCGTTATCCTTGTAAACGAATCCTCGACGTTATTCTCTAAACGACAACAAAAGTTTATTCTCTTGGGATCTGCTGTTAATATTTCATATGCATTATTGCGTAACTTACGCTAA
- the ODC1 gene encoding Odc1p (Mitochondrial inner membrane transporter; exports 2-oxoadipate and 2-oxoglutarate from the mitochondrial matrix to the cytosol for lysine and glutamate biosynthesis and lysine catabolism; suppresses, in multicopy, an fmc1 null mutation; ODC1 has a paralog, ODC2, that arose from the whole genome duplication; GO_component: GO:0016021 - integral component of membrane [Evidence IEA]; GO_component: GO:0016021 - integral component of membrane [Evidence ISM] [PMID 12192589]; GO_component: GO:0016020 - membrane [Evidence IEA]; GO_component: GO:0005743 - mitochondrial inner membrane [Evidence IEA,IEA,IEA]; GO_component: GO:0005743 - mitochondrial inner membrane [Evidence IDA] [PMID 11013234]; GO_component: GO:0005739 - mitochondrion [Evidence IEA]; GO_component: GO:0005739 - mitochondrion [Evidence IDA] [PMID 14576278]; GO_component: GO:0005739 - mitochondrion [Evidence IDA] [PMID 16823961]; GO_component: GO:0005739 - mitochondrion [Evidence IDA] [PMID 9178508]; GO_function: GO:0005310 - dicarboxylic acid transmembrane transporter activity [Evidence IDA] [PMID 11013234]; GO_function: GO:0005215 - transporter activity [Evidence IEA]; GO_process: GO:0006839 - mitochondrial transport [Evidence IDA] [PMID 11013234]; GO_process: GO:0055085 - transmembrane transport [Evidence IEA]; GO_process: GO:0006810 - transport [Evidence IEA,IEA]) — MYPLDVVKTRMQLQVGTTGEEAYTSMLDCFKKIIKNEGVGRLYRGISAPILMEAPKRATKFAANDEWGKFYKNLFGIPTMTQPLSILTGATAGATESFVVVPFELVKIRLQDKSSKYKGMGDVVSHIVKKEGPLALYNGLEATLFRHISWNAGYFGVIFKVREMLPKAETKSGKITNDLISGSIGGTVGTMLNTPFDVVKSRIQNTTRVPGVIPKYNWTLPSVVTVFREEGFGALYKGFLPKVLRLGPGGGILLVVFTGVMDFFRTIA, encoded by the coding sequence ATGTACCCATTGGATGTCGTCAAGACCAGAATGCAACTCCAAGTTGGAACTACCGGAGAGGAGGCATACACTAGCATGTTAGATTGTTTCAAGAAGATCATTAAGAATGAAGGTGTCGGCCGATTGTACCGTGGTATTTCTGCTCCTATTCTCATGGAGGCTCCTAAGAGAGCTACTAAATTCGCTGCCAATGATGAATGGGGAAAATTCTACAAGAACTTGTTTGGAATTCCCACCATGACCCAACCTCTTTCTATTCttactggtgctactgctggtgccacCGAGTCGTTCGTTGTTGTCCCATTTGAATTGGTTAAAATTAGATTGCAAGACAAATCGTCCAAGTACAAGGGTATGGGAGATGTAGTTAGTCACATTGTTAAGAAGGAAGGTCCATTGGCTTTGTATAATGGTTTGGAAGCCACTTTGTTCCGTCACATTTCGTGGAATGCTGGTTATTTTGGTGTTATTTTCAAAGTTCGTGAGATGCTACCCAAGGCTGAGACTAAGTCTGGTAAGATCACTAATGACTTGATTTCTGGTTCTATTGGAGGTACTGTTGGTACCATGCTGAACACTCCTTTCGATGTTGTCAAGAGTAGAATTCAGAACACCACCCGTGTCCCAGGTGTTATTCCCAAGTATAACTGGACCTTGCCAAGTGTTGTCACTGTCTTCCGTGAAGAAGGGTTTGGTGCTCTCTACAAAGGTTTCTTGCCCAAGGTCTTGAGATTGGGccctggtggtggtattcTGTTGGTTGTTTTCACCGGAGTTATGGATTTCTTCCGAACTATCGCTTAG